Proteins from a genomic interval of Oceanidesulfovibrio indonesiensis:
- a CDS encoding (Fe-S)-binding protein, translating to MADIQKLVTMLKELDDQLVSCMRCGMCQAVCPVFAETGREADVTRGKLALLDGLAGEILKDPKGVKEQLDRCLLCGTCQANCPSGVHVMDIFLKARAILTGYFGLSPAKRIIFKQLLTRPELFNKLTTFGSKFQGMFAKPVNDVLGTSCARFQAPLIADRHFPSLAAKPFHKSTKPMDEPAGKSGVRVAFYPGCMVDKVYPGVGHAVLKVLKHHGVGVFMPHGQACCGIPALSSGDRESFEKMVATNADLFSNADFDYILTPCATCSATLKEIWPTMVDNESLKARIGPVADKVMDVSEFLVNVLGVEAMEGAAGKKVTYHDPCHLRNSLKVTAQPRTVLQASKNASFVELPNAATCCGCGGSFSLHHYEISKKIGDLKAKTVEDSGAETLATSCPACMMQIADRLSQRGHSIPVKHVIEVYAESLGS from the coding sequence ATGGCCGACATTCAAAAATTGGTCACCATGCTCAAGGAGCTGGACGACCAGCTCGTCAGCTGCATGCGATGCGGCATGTGCCAGGCCGTCTGCCCGGTATTTGCCGAGACCGGCCGTGAGGCCGACGTCACTCGCGGCAAGCTCGCCCTGCTCGATGGCCTCGCAGGCGAGATTCTCAAGGACCCCAAAGGCGTCAAGGAGCAGCTCGATCGCTGCCTGCTCTGCGGCACATGCCAGGCGAACTGCCCCAGCGGCGTGCACGTCATGGACATTTTCCTCAAGGCGCGCGCCATCCTCACCGGCTACTTCGGTCTCTCGCCGGCCAAGCGCATCATCTTCAAGCAGCTGCTCACCCGGCCCGAGCTGTTCAACAAGCTCACCACCTTCGGCTCCAAGTTCCAGGGCATGTTCGCCAAGCCCGTGAACGACGTGCTGGGCACTTCCTGCGCGCGCTTCCAGGCCCCGCTCATCGCGGACCGCCACTTCCCAAGCCTCGCGGCGAAGCCCTTCCACAAGTCCACCAAGCCCATGGACGAGCCCGCCGGCAAGTCCGGCGTTCGCGTGGCGTTCTACCCCGGCTGCATGGTGGACAAAGTCTACCCTGGGGTGGGGCACGCCGTGCTCAAAGTGCTCAAACACCACGGCGTGGGCGTGTTCATGCCCCACGGACAGGCGTGTTGCGGCATCCCCGCCCTCTCGTCGGGCGACCGGGAAAGCTTCGAGAAGATGGTGGCAACAAATGCGGACCTTTTCTCGAACGCTGATTTCGATTACATTCTCACCCCCTGCGCCACCTGTTCGGCCACGCTCAAGGAAATCTGGCCGACCATGGTGGACAACGAAAGCCTGAAAGCGCGCATCGGCCCGGTTGCCGACAAGGTCATGGACGTCAGCGAGTTCCTCGTGAACGTCCTCGGCGTGGAGGCCATGGAGGGCGCCGCCGGCAAGAAGGTCACCTATCACGACCCCTGCCACCTGCGGAACTCTCTGAAAGTTACCGCGCAGCCCAGGACGGTGCTCCAGGCTTCGAAGAACGCGAGCTTCGTGGAGCTGCCCAATGCGGCCACCTGTTGCGGCTGCGGCGGCAGCTTCAGCCTGCATCATTATGAGATCTCCAAGAAAATTGGTGACCTCAAGGCAAAAACCGTGGAAGACTCCGGTGCCGAAACACTGGCAACTTCCTGCCCGGCGTGTATGATGCAGATTGCGGACCGGCTTTCTCAGCGCGGTCACTCGATTCCCGTCAAACACGTCATCGAAGTGTACGCTGAGAGCCTGGGTAGCTAA
- a CDS encoding FAD-binding oxidoreductase → MADKALLKEFEAIVGADNVMSAEAETHAYSYDAAVLDSVAPAVVVRPTETEQLGAITALCNKHGLPLTVRGAGTNLSGGTIPSKGGVVVLTGALNKILELNMDDLYARVQPGVITAKFAAEVASKGLFYPPDPGSQTVSTLGGNVAENAGGLRGLKYGVTKDYLMGISFYDVNGDLVKSGSRTVKCVTGYNLPGLMVASEGTLGVFNEITFKLIPPPQAAQSMMAVFDDVLDASRTVSAIIAAKILPATLEFMDNFTIRTVDNFRKAGLPTDAAALLLIEVDGHPAQVAEEAEKVEKICKEHNAKSVEVAKDAEHRAKVWQARRDALPALANLKPTCVLEDATVPRSRIPAMMEALARISKEFDLTIGTFGHAGDGNLHPTILTDKRNEQEWHRVEKAIDAIFDEALAMGGTLSGEHGIGLAKSKYMEQETSRATIEYSRRMKKSLDPKGILNPGKIISALLD, encoded by the coding sequence ATGGCTGACAAAGCCCTGCTCAAAGAGTTCGAAGCCATCGTCGGCGCCGACAACGTCATGTCCGCCGAAGCGGAAACCCATGCGTATTCCTACGACGCCGCGGTGCTGGACTCCGTGGCGCCGGCCGTTGTGGTCCGGCCGACGGAGACGGAACAGCTTGGTGCAATCACCGCGCTCTGCAACAAACACGGCCTGCCGCTGACCGTGCGCGGCGCAGGCACCAACCTCTCGGGCGGCACCATACCCTCCAAGGGCGGCGTGGTCGTCCTCACCGGAGCTCTCAACAAAATTCTCGAACTCAATATGGACGACCTCTACGCCCGCGTGCAGCCCGGCGTAATCACCGCCAAGTTCGCGGCCGAGGTCGCCTCCAAGGGCCTGTTCTATCCTCCGGACCCCGGTTCCCAGACCGTCTCCACCCTGGGCGGCAACGTGGCCGAGAACGCCGGCGGACTCCGCGGCCTCAAGTACGGCGTAACCAAAGACTACCTCATGGGCATCTCGTTCTACGACGTGAACGGCGACCTCGTGAAGTCGGGCTCCCGTACGGTGAAATGCGTCACCGGATACAATCTTCCCGGCCTGATGGTGGCCTCAGAAGGTACGCTCGGCGTGTTCAACGAGATCACTTTCAAGCTCATCCCGCCGCCGCAGGCTGCGCAATCCATGATGGCCGTGTTCGATGACGTCCTGGACGCATCCCGGACCGTCTCCGCCATCATCGCCGCCAAGATCCTGCCGGCCACCCTGGAGTTCATGGACAACTTCACCATCCGCACCGTGGACAACTTCCGCAAGGCCGGCCTGCCCACGGACGCTGCGGCGCTGCTGCTGATCGAGGTGGACGGCCACCCGGCGCAGGTCGCCGAGGAAGCCGAGAAGGTGGAGAAGATCTGCAAGGAACACAACGCCAAGAGCGTCGAAGTGGCCAAGGACGCCGAGCACCGCGCCAAGGTCTGGCAGGCTCGCCGCGACGCACTGCCCGCGCTGGCCAACCTCAAGCCCACCTGCGTGCTCGAGGACGCCACCGTGCCGCGGTCCAGGATTCCTGCAATGATGGAAGCCCTCGCTCGCATCTCGAAGGAATTCGACCTGACCATCGGCACATTCGGACACGCCGGCGACGGCAACCTCCACCCCACCATCCTCACCGACAAACGGAACGAGCAGGAATGGCACCGCGTGGAGAAAGCCATCGACGCGATCTTCGACGAAGCGCTCGCCATGGGCGGCACGCTCTCCGGCGAGCACGGCATTGGTCTTGCAAAATCCAAGTACATGGAACAGGAGACCAGCCGAGCCACCATCGAATACTCCCGGCGCATGAAGAAGTCCCTGGACCCCAAGGGCATCCTCAATCCGGGCAAGATCATCAGCGCCCTGCTCGATTAG
- a CDS encoding L-lactate permease, whose protein sequence is MSISMLALIAFIPIAVALVLMVGMRWPATKAMPVAWLTAVLGGILAWNLPAGYVAALSLQGVITAIGVLIIVFGAIIILHTLKYSGGMETIQCGFHGISPDKRVQAIIIGYLFAAFIEGAAGFGTPAALAAPLLLTLGFPPLAAAIICLVFNSFPVTFGAVGTPVLVGLKPLNQFVNDAGVMSFMDFSNSVGEFATLMHLPMIFILPIFMLGFITRFFGPKRSWKDGFGAWKFCVFAAVAFTIPYLIFAWMLGPEFPSLIGGLVGLGVVVWGAKKGIAVPKDVWDFGPQSNWEDYWTGSVKVEEDCTYKAHMSQFKAWLPYILIGLILVVTRIPELGLKGWLAAQSISFNNILGYEGVNGAIAYLYLPGTIPFTLVALLTVFIHGMPGDKVALAWKESIVKMKNPTIALFFAVAIVYIFRGSGIGNIEWNPNGYPSMPLAMAQAVAGIVGPLWPMFASFVGGLGAFITGSNTVSNLLFAEFQYGMAEQLNLPRQIIVAAQAVGGGMGNMVCIHNIVAALAVVGLSGQEGAILKRTFWPFLLYGIVVGIVATLLAFVFVPGIF, encoded by the coding sequence ATGTCCATCTCGATGCTGGCGTTAATCGCCTTTATCCCCATCGCCGTGGCGCTCGTGCTCATGGTCGGCATGCGCTGGCCTGCCACGAAAGCCATGCCCGTGGCCTGGCTCACCGCCGTGCTCGGCGGCATCCTCGCCTGGAATCTTCCCGCGGGATACGTCGCCGCATTGTCGCTTCAAGGCGTGATCACCGCCATCGGCGTGCTCATCATCGTCTTCGGTGCGATCATCATTCTGCACACCCTGAAGTACTCCGGCGGCATGGAGACCATCCAATGTGGCTTCCACGGCATCTCCCCGGACAAACGGGTGCAGGCGATCATCATCGGCTACCTTTTCGCGGCCTTCATCGAGGGTGCGGCGGGTTTCGGCACGCCGGCAGCTCTCGCCGCTCCGCTGCTCCTCACGTTGGGCTTTCCACCTCTTGCTGCAGCGATCATCTGCCTGGTGTTCAACTCCTTCCCGGTCACCTTCGGCGCGGTGGGCACGCCCGTACTCGTGGGTCTCAAGCCCCTGAACCAGTTCGTGAACGACGCCGGCGTCATGAGCTTCATGGACTTCTCCAACAGCGTCGGTGAGTTCGCCACGCTCATGCACCTGCCCATGATCTTCATCCTGCCCATTTTCATGCTGGGCTTCATCACTCGCTTCTTTGGCCCCAAGCGCTCCTGGAAGGACGGTTTCGGCGCGTGGAAGTTCTGTGTTTTCGCGGCTGTCGCGTTCACCATCCCTTACCTGATCTTCGCCTGGATGCTCGGCCCTGAGTTCCCCTCGCTCATCGGCGGTCTTGTCGGCCTGGGCGTGGTGGTCTGGGGCGCCAAGAAAGGCATCGCCGTTCCCAAGGACGTGTGGGACTTCGGCCCGCAGAGCAACTGGGAAGACTACTGGACCGGCAGCGTGAAGGTGGAAGAGGACTGCACCTACAAAGCGCACATGAGCCAGTTCAAGGCCTGGCTGCCGTACATCCTCATCGGCCTCATCCTGGTCGTCACCCGCATTCCCGAACTCGGCCTCAAAGGCTGGCTCGCTGCGCAGAGCATCTCCTTCAACAACATCCTCGGCTACGAGGGCGTAAACGGCGCTATCGCCTACCTCTACCTGCCCGGCACCATTCCCTTTACCCTGGTGGCCCTGCTCACCGTCTTCATCCATGGCATGCCTGGCGACAAGGTCGCCCTTGCCTGGAAGGAATCCATCGTAAAGATGAAGAACCCCACCATCGCGCTCTTCTTCGCGGTGGCCATCGTTTACATCTTCCGCGGTTCCGGCATCGGCAATATCGAGTGGAACCCCAACGGCTACCCTTCCATGCCTCTGGCCATGGCCCAGGCGGTTGCCGGCATCGTTGGTCCGCTGTGGCCCATGTTCGCCTCCTTCGTGGGCGGTCTGGGCGCATTCATCACCGGCTCCAACACCGTGTCCAACCTGCTCTTCGCCGAGTTCCAGTACGGCATGGCCGAACAGCTCAACCTGCCTCGCCAGATCATCGTGGCGGCTCAGGCTGTCGGCGGCGGCATGGGCAACATGGTCTGCATCCACAACATCGTGGCCGCACTCGCCGTTGTGGGCCTCTCCGGCCAGGAAGGCGCCATCCTCAAGCGGACCTTCTGGCCCTTCCTGTTGTACGGCATCGTCGTAGGCATCGTGGCCACCCTGCTGGCCTTTGTCTTCGTACCCGGCATCTTCTAA
- a CDS encoding sigma-54-dependent transcriptional regulator produces MPRILIVDDDPEIRETMASLIRRQKMEYDAVTDVAETRDRIKTETYDVVLLDVRLPDGNGLDLLPELKQLPNAPEVVILTGRGDPDGAELAIQGGVWDYLVKPCSIKQISLSLNRALKYHSQKEKGGDLKALDLSGVVGQSPAIRTCFDTVAQAASTDSSLLITGETGSGKELFARTVHANSRRADKPFVVVDCASLTDTLVESTLFGHKKGSFTGAVADRTGLIELADTGVLFLDEVGELPLTIQKSLLRVLQERRFRPVGATREVTSDFRLISATNRDLDAMVESGEFRSDLLYRLKTIPLHIPPLRERKEDIKPLDMHFVNRLCDRYGVPLKGIGADFFEILHAYDWPGNVRELANILEQAFVASDRDKTLYAMHLPPALRIKVTKAQIMTAQSGIEDSAPEHEGAPAIPSGMTRAAPALNGPLPTFKDFKADAEAAYLERLAAEAGGDVPLMLEHSGLSRSHLYALLKKYSIDV; encoded by the coding sequence ATGCCTCGAATCCTTATAGTGGACGACGACCCCGAAATCCGCGAGACCATGGCGAGCCTGATCCGCCGCCAGAAGATGGAGTACGACGCCGTTACCGACGTGGCCGAGACGCGGGACAGGATCAAGACCGAGACATACGATGTGGTCCTCCTGGACGTACGCCTGCCGGACGGCAACGGCCTGGACCTCCTGCCCGAGCTGAAGCAGCTGCCCAACGCCCCGGAGGTGGTCATCCTCACCGGCCGGGGGGACCCGGACGGCGCCGAGCTCGCCATCCAGGGCGGCGTCTGGGACTATCTCGTCAAGCCCTGCTCCATCAAGCAGATCAGCCTGTCTCTGAATCGGGCGCTCAAGTACCACTCACAGAAGGAAAAAGGAGGCGACCTCAAGGCCCTGGACCTCTCCGGGGTGGTTGGGCAGAGCCCGGCCATACGCACATGCTTCGATACCGTGGCCCAGGCCGCGAGCACGGACTCCAGCCTGCTCATCACCGGCGAGACCGGCTCCGGAAAGGAGCTCTTCGCGCGCACCGTGCATGCGAACAGCCGCCGCGCGGACAAACCATTCGTCGTGGTGGACTGCGCCTCCCTCACCGATACGCTGGTGGAATCCACGCTCTTCGGCCACAAGAAAGGCTCGTTCACCGGCGCCGTGGCAGACCGCACCGGCCTGATCGAGCTTGCAGACACGGGGGTGCTCTTCCTGGACGAGGTTGGCGAACTGCCCCTGACCATCCAGAAATCGCTGCTGCGCGTCCTGCAGGAACGACGGTTTCGCCCCGTGGGCGCAACCCGCGAGGTCACCAGCGATTTTCGGCTCATCTCCGCCACCAACCGGGACCTGGACGCCATGGTGGAATCCGGCGAGTTCCGCAGCGACCTGCTTTACCGCCTCAAAACCATCCCCCTGCACATCCCGCCGCTACGCGAACGCAAGGAAGACATCAAGCCGCTGGACATGCACTTCGTCAACCGACTGTGCGACCGATACGGCGTCCCGCTCAAGGGCATCGGCGCCGATTTCTTCGAGATCCTCCACGCCTACGACTGGCCGGGCAACGTGCGCGAGCTGGCGAACATCCTGGAGCAGGCGTTCGTGGCCTCGGACCGGGACAAGACTCTGTACGCCATGCACCTGCCCCCGGCGCTGCGTATCAAGGTGACCAAGGCGCAGATCATGACCGCGCAGTCCGGAATTGAAGACTCGGCCCCCGAGCATGAAGGCGCACCCGCAATTCCGTCCGGAATGACCAGGGCTGCGCCTGCGCTGAATGGGCCGCTGCCGACGTTCAAGGATTTCAAGGCGGATGCTGAGGCCGCCTACCTCGAACGGCTTGCCGCCGAAGCCGGCGGTGATGTCCCCCTCATGCTGGAACACTCCGGCCTCTCACGGTCGCACCTGTACGCACTGCTCAAGAAGTATTCCATCGACGTATAA
- a CDS encoding hybrid sensor histidine kinase/response regulator, which translates to MLLNSYHNGYSWSDNILDGVREALHDEHVDVDLHIEYLDGKRSSTPLVHDRYRELLRAKYADQEFEAVVATDNLALRLAFAWRTDLFPGVPIVFAGINDMEMETVSGENATGVLENVDIAETLRLAKRFHPWAKRVVVVGDNSITGLAIRNQVMNAAEDVQDIFSFEYITTAALDPILQGIKNLPEDAILYLIPSYYKVEGTLYDAGEVLEIVSQSTDRPVYSNWKFLLGHGSVGGRLISGWRQGYEAGKYTAELLRGAPISSLPVIEKTDNQYIFSYPRLVEFSISQDLLPPGSIIVDAPKAFYEVSKDVFWSLLVSFVLLSFALVLLAINILRRRRIEHKIINQLSFQEILMDSIPQLVCWKDQEGRYLGANRSFTEFFGIKDPDDVMGKTDYHIMKEGRFTEWVAALDREVLLSEKPRLRVRISLTGPGGETVWLEMNKVPLYDAQNRVVGTLSTAENMTREINLERQLLQSQKMEAIGALAGGIAHDFNNILTSIVNSTELALMDLDAESDTAQDLERVLRAASRGKRLVQQIMAFSRPSQEGFQPTDLAEHVRDTVNLLQPSLPRNITVNATVTADPVCVMVDPTQIYQVLMNLCTNAFQAMRDTGGVLDVRLEDVYLDPDHARELDMQFGKALRLVVSDTGPGIDQEIMDKVFDPFFTTKGKKEGTGLGLSVVLGIVKNHGGAVRVKSRPGEGATFEIYLPARQAQSETCDTDGTRPLLSHARILFVEDDPDQLITTPRVLASLGFDVTTAARGSEALDILAAGRTFDLVITDFDMPGVDGVELAKRLAGHYPELPIILISGRNQAKKRAKNSPNIRRIVEKPFGRDELADAVSHVLYTQE; encoded by the coding sequence TTGCTCCTCAATTCCTACCACAACGGTTACAGCTGGTCGGACAACATCCTCGATGGTGTGCGTGAAGCCCTGCACGACGAACATGTCGATGTGGACCTGCACATCGAGTACCTTGACGGCAAACGTTCGAGCACGCCGCTCGTGCATGACCGATACCGCGAGTTGCTGCGCGCCAAGTATGCCGACCAGGAGTTCGAGGCCGTCGTGGCGACCGACAACCTCGCGCTCCGTCTGGCCTTCGCCTGGCGCACGGATCTCTTCCCCGGTGTGCCCATTGTCTTCGCGGGTATAAACGACATGGAGATGGAAACCGTCTCCGGCGAGAACGCTACCGGCGTGCTCGAAAATGTGGACATCGCAGAAACGCTGCGCCTCGCCAAGAGGTTCCACCCCTGGGCCAAACGGGTCGTAGTGGTGGGTGACAACTCCATAACCGGACTGGCTATCCGCAATCAGGTCATGAACGCGGCCGAGGATGTACAGGACATTTTTTCGTTCGAATACATCACCACGGCTGCCCTCGACCCCATCCTGCAGGGCATCAAAAACCTGCCGGAGGACGCCATCCTGTACCTTATCCCCTCTTATTATAAGGTTGAGGGGACGCTGTACGATGCTGGCGAGGTTCTGGAGATTGTCAGCCAGTCCACGGACCGTCCCGTCTACTCCAACTGGAAGTTTCTTCTGGGCCACGGCAGCGTGGGCGGCAGACTCATATCCGGCTGGCGGCAGGGCTACGAGGCCGGCAAGTACACGGCAGAACTGCTGCGAGGGGCCCCCATATCTTCGCTGCCTGTGATCGAGAAAACGGACAACCAGTACATCTTCAGTTATCCCCGGCTCGTGGAGTTCAGCATCTCGCAGGACCTGCTCCCTCCGGGATCCATCATCGTGGACGCGCCCAAGGCATTTTATGAAGTGAGCAAGGATGTATTCTGGTCCTTGCTTGTCTCTTTCGTGCTCCTGTCTTTTGCTCTCGTACTGCTGGCCATCAATATCCTGCGTCGCCGACGCATCGAGCACAAAATCATCAACCAGCTGTCTTTCCAGGAAATCCTCATGGACTCCATTCCTCAGCTCGTGTGCTGGAAAGACCAGGAGGGACGCTATCTGGGCGCAAACCGCTCCTTCACCGAGTTTTTCGGGATCAAGGATCCGGACGACGTGATGGGCAAGACCGACTATCACATCATGAAGGAAGGCCGGTTCACGGAGTGGGTGGCGGCGCTGGATCGCGAGGTGCTTCTTTCGGAAAAACCGCGGTTGCGCGTGCGCATCAGCCTGACCGGACCTGGCGGCGAAACTGTCTGGCTCGAGATGAATAAGGTGCCTCTCTACGATGCGCAGAACCGGGTGGTGGGCACTCTCTCCACGGCCGAGAACATGACCCGCGAAATCAACCTGGAGCGGCAGCTGCTGCAATCCCAGAAAATGGAGGCCATCGGAGCGCTGGCCGGCGGCATCGCCCATGACTTCAACAATATCCTCACATCCATTGTGAACTCCACCGAACTTGCGCTCATGGATCTGGACGCGGAGAGCGACACCGCCCAAGACCTGGAGCGCGTGCTGCGCGCCGCCAGCCGGGGCAAACGGCTCGTGCAGCAGATCATGGCCTTCAGCCGGCCTTCCCAGGAAGGCTTCCAGCCTACGGACCTGGCCGAGCACGTACGCGACACCGTCAACCTGCTGCAACCCTCGCTGCCGCGCAACATCACGGTGAACGCAACAGTCACGGCCGACCCGGTTTGCGTCATGGTGGACCCCACCCAGATCTACCAGGTTCTCATGAACCTCTGCACCAACGCCTTTCAAGCCATGCGCGACACCGGCGGCGTGCTCGACGTGCGGCTGGAGGATGTCTACCTGGACCCGGACCACGCCCGCGAACTGGATATGCAGTTCGGGAAAGCCCTGCGCCTGGTTGTTTCTGACACCGGCCCCGGCATCGATCAGGAGATCATGGACAAGGTCTTCGACCCCTTCTTCACCACAAAGGGCAAGAAAGAGGGCACGGGCCTCGGCCTTTCCGTAGTGCTCGGCATCGTGAAAAACCACGGCGGCGCCGTCCGTGTGAAGAGTCGCCCAGGCGAGGGCGCCACCTTCGAGATCTACCTGCCCGCGAGGCAAGCCCAGTCGGAAACATGCGACACCGACGGCACCCGCCCCCTGCTCTCTCATGCCCGGATACTTTTCGTGGAGGACGATCCGGACCAGCTCATTACCACGCCAAGGGTCCTCGCTTCCCTGGGGTTCGACGTCACAACGGCCGCAAGAGGCTCAGAAGCCCTGGACATTCTGGCCGCAGGCCGTACATTTGACCTCGTGATCACGGACTTCGACATGCCCGGTGTGGATGGCGTTGAGCTTGCCAAACGTCTTGCCGGCCATTATCCGGAACTGCCGATCATCCTGATTTCCGGACGGAACCAAGCAAAAAAACGGGCGAAAAACTCGCCGAACATCCGGCGTATCGTGGAAAAACCATTCGGCCGTGACGAACTGGCCGATGCCGTGAGTCACGTGCTCTATACCCAGGAATAA